In Lotus japonicus ecotype B-129 chromosome 5, LjGifu_v1.2, one genomic interval encodes:
- the LOC130720877 gene encoding putative HVA22-like protein g gives MIGSFITRALVMVLGYAYPAYECYKAVEKNKPEIEHLRFWCQYWILVAVLTVCERIGDTFISWVPMYSETKLAFFIYLWYPKTKGTTYVYDSFFRPYLAKHETEIDRNLLELRTRAGDIAVLYWQKAASYGQTRVFDILQYVAAQSTPPSRPAQQQPAVRVRQPATSNSQPGAAAAAPRAADPSSSTSSSSLNQHQKEIAEELSTSQVPKATSSLASASTQKSNLTPELTNQSAPTEAEPMQIEASSSANENANPPPKETMMDESIRVTRGRLRKNRSIGTR, from the exons ATGATAGGATCCTTTATTACCAGGGCACTTGT GATGGTTTTGGGCTATGCCTACCCGGCATATGAATGCTACAAAGCAGTTGAAAAAAATAAGCCAGAAATTGAACATCTTCGCTTTTGGTGCCAGTATTG GATTTTGGTAGCTGTTTTGACAGTATGTGAAAGAATCGGTGACACTTTTATATCATG ggTCCCAATGTATAGTGAAACTAAGTTGGCGTTTTTTATATATCTGTGGTACCCGAAAACAAAG GGAACAACATATGTGTATGATTCCTTCTTTAGACCATATCTTGCGAAACATGAGACAGAAATTGACCGCAACTTGTTGGAACTAAGGACAAGGGCAGGAGATATTGCAGTTTTGTATTGGCAAAAAGCTGCAAGTTATGGCCAGACTAGAGTATTTGACATTTTGCAGTATGTTGCTGCCCAATCAACACCACCCTCTCGCCCCGCGCAG CAACAACCGGCTGTGAGGGTCCGCCAACCTGCAACTAGCAATAGCCAACCAGGTGCTGCTGCAGCAGCACCCCGAGCTGCGGATCCATCTTCTTCTACTTCTAGCTCATCGTTAAATCAGCATCAGAAGGAAATTGCAGAGGAGTTGAGTACTTCCCAAGTGCCTAAAGCAACCTCCTCTTTAGCAAGTGCAAGTACTCAGAAGTCCAATCTCACACCTGAATTGACCAACCAATCTGCACCTACAGAGGCAGAGCCAATGCAGATTGAAGCATCCTCTTCTGCAAATGAAAATGCAAACCCTCCTCCAAAAGAAACAATGATGGATGAAAGCATTAGGGTTACACGGGGAAGACTAAGAAAAAATCGATCAATAGGAACCCGTTAG
- the LOC130720618 gene encoding protein CHROMATIN REMODELING 35-like encodes MEAAVDVLAPKRPAPSGISPQGHKRLKLSSDSLPYSAHDKAVPEAPTNVEDFSNPFAISDFLNRLESGKFGSVTKDIEALITRKMQVLGPFFAKFPKLVTQSLKVVVNHGEESNKLENKKGTIMSHDKVIDLEEERTKKDASAVQPVVIIDSDEEDDRDKNSSSLPFNEVMFPNSLQSPALRMMGYRAPIAYHGESEDPKFEPTRAAKDKTQRDKGVYVGVQEEDEVDTEDDGLDDIWREMSMAVECSKDASVNPPPEEEVEKEDDCDHSFVLKDDLGYVCRVCGVIDRGIETIFEFQYKVKRSTRTYMADSWNAKTKVDVYGINIAEDDIMFTEISAHPRHMKQMKSHQIEGFNFLVRNLVGDNPGGCILAHAPGSGKTFMIISFMQSFLGKYPNARPLVVLPKGILSTWKKEFQTWQVEDIPLYDFYTVKADSRSQQLEVLKQWVECKSILFLGYKQFSSIVCDDSTNSISISCQDILLKVPSILILDEGHNPRNENTDMVQSLAKVKTPRKVVLSGTLYQNHVKEVFNILNLVRPKFLKMETSRPIVKRIHSRVHISGKKSFYDLVEDTLQKDPDFKRKIAVIQDLREMTSKVLHYYKGDFLDELPGLVDFTVLLKLTPRQKHETGKLKNISRKFKVSSMGSALYLHPRLIPVADKCAENSVSDQVVDDLIEKLDVKDGVKSKFFMNILNFCESSNEKLLVFSQYLLPLKYLERLVMKWKGWSFGKEMFGISGESSSEQREWSMNKFNNSPDAKIFFGSIKACGEGISLVGASRVLILDVHLNPSVTRQAIGRAFRPGQTKKVFVYRLIAADSPEEDDHITCFKKELISKMWFEWNEYCGDRAFQVETVSVNECGDEFLETPMLGEDVKALYKR; translated from the exons atGGAGGCAGCAGTTGATGTACTAGCACCTAAACGTCCCGCTCCAAGTG GAATTTCTCCTCAGGGACATAAAAGACTGAAACTGTCCAGTGATAGTCTGCCATACTCAGCACATGATAAAGCTGTACCGGAGGCACCTACAAATGTTGAAGACTTCAGCAATCCATTTGCAATCTCTGATTTTTTAAATCGTTTAGAAAGTGGAAAGTTTGGAAGTGTCACAAAGGACATAGAGGCCCTTATAACCCGAAAAATGCAAGTACTGGGCCCTTTCTTTGCAAAATTTCCTAAACTTGTTACTCAATCATTAAAAGTGGTTGTGAACCACGGTGAAGAAAGTAATAAGttggaaaataaaaaaggtaCCATCATGTCACATGATAAAGTAATAGATTTGGAAGAGGAGCGCACTAAAAAGGATGCTTCTGCAGTACAGCCTGTTGTGATTATTGATTCGGATGAGGAAGATGATAGAGATAAAaattcttcttctcttccattTAATGAAGTAATGTTTCCGAACTCCCTCCAATCTCCTGCATTGAGGATGATG GGGTATCGTGCTCCCATTGCTTACCATGGAGAAAGTGAAGATCCTAAATTTGAGCCAACTCGGGCTGCTAAAGATAAAACTCAGAGAGATAAAGGTGTTTATGTTGGTGTACAGGAGGAAGATGAGGTTGATACTGAAGATGATGGGCTTGATGATATTTGGAGGGAAATGTCAATGGCCGTAGAATGTTCGAAG GATGCTTCTGTGAATCCTCCACCTGAggaagaagttgaaaaagaagacGACTGTGATCATTCTTTTGTTTTAAAAGATGATCTTGGTTATGTTTGTCGTGTTTGTGGGGTCATTGACCGAGGAATTGAAACCATATTTGAGTTCCAGTACAAG GTTAAAAGGAGCACAAGAACTTACATGGCTGATTCATGGAATGCCAAAACAAAAGTTGATGTATATGGAATTAATATTGCTGAAGATGACATCATGTTTACTGAAATTTCAGCACATCCTAGGCATATGAAACAAATGAAGTCTCATCAAATTGAAGGGTTCAATTTTCTCGTTAGAAACCTTGTAGGTGACAATCCTGGGGGCTGCATCTTGGCCCATGCTCCAGGATCTGGGAAGACATTCATGATAATCAGTTTCATGCAAAGTTTTCTAGGAAAGTACCCAAATGCTAGACCTCTGGTGGTGCTTCCCAAGGGAATACTATCTACTTGGAAAAAGGAGTTTCAGACATGGCAAGTGGAGGACATACcactttatgatttttataCTGTGAAGGCAGACAGTAGATCACAGCAGTTGGAAGTTTTGAAACAATGGGTGGAATGCAAGAGCATCCTTTTCTTGGGGTACAAGCAGTTCTCTTCAATTGTCTGTGATGATAGTACTAACAGCATATCAATATCTTGCCAAGATATATTGCTTAAGGTACCTTCAATTCTCATTTTAGATGAAGGACATAATCCGCGGAATGAGAATACCGATATGGTGCAGTCCCTTGCAAAGGTAAAAACACCTAGAAAAGTTGTATTGTCAGGTACCTTGTATCAAAACCATGTGAAGGAGGTATTTAATATTTTGAATCTGGTTCGGCCAAAGTTTCTAAAGATGGAAACATCTAGGCCTATTGTCAAGCGCATTCACAGTAGAGTACATATATCAGGCAAGAAATCTTTCTATGATTTGGTGGAGGACACTTTGCAGAAGGACCCAGATTTTAAAAGGAAAATAGCTGTTATTCAAGATTTGCGTGAGATGACGAGTAAGGTACTTCACTATTACAAAGGAGATTTTCTTGATGAGCTTCCTGGTCTGGTTGATTTTACAGTGTTGCTTAAGCTGACCCCAAGACAGAAGCATGAAACTGGGAAATTAAAGAATATATCTAGAAAGTTCAAGGTATCTTCTATGGGCAGTGCGCTGTATCTTCACCCTAGATTGATACCTGTTGCGGATAAATGTGCAGAAAACTCTGTATCTGACCAAGTGGTGGATGATTTAATAGAGAAGTTGGATGTGAAAGATGGAGTGAAGTCAAAATTCTTCATGAACATTCTAAACTTTTGTGAATCTTCCAACGAGAAGCTTCTGGTGTTCAGCCAATATCTCCTACCTTTGAAATATTTAGAGAGGTTAGTTATGAAATGGAAAGGTTGGAGTTTTGGGAAAGAAATGTTCGGAATCTCAGGGGAATCTAGCTCTGAGCAAAGGGAGTGGTCCATGAACAAATTCAACAATTCACCTGATGCTAAAATCTTCTTTGGCTCAATCAAGGCTTGTGGAGAGGGCATATCATTGGTTGGGGCATCCCGAGTACTCATTTTGGATGTTCATCTGAATCCATCAGTTACTCGTCAAGCTATTGGCCGTGCATTCCGACCAGGACAGACAAAGAAGGTCTTTGTGTATCGATTGATAGCTGCTGACTCTCCAGAAGAGGACGATCACATTACTTGTTTCAAGAAGGAATTGATTTCAAAGATGTGGTTTGAATGGAATGAGTACTGTGGTGATAGAGCCTTCCAAGTTGAGACTGTTAGTGTCAATGAATGTGGTGATGAGTTCCTTGAGACTCCAATGTTAGGAGAAGATGTAAAAGCTTTGTATAAAAG GTAG
- the LOC130718355 gene encoding lachrymatory-factor synthase-like: protein MAAKESKPKWEGKATVELPGTTAEAAWAVVSDFCNLHKWIPIDTCYQVDQDQPGLFRYCTSIIKTDGSAVMDEKARTTKIKWAKEKLLVNDPVQHCLSYAVIDSNIGFTNYVATMSVVPIAMAAEAGCKMEWGFVCDPVEGRTCEDLRSYIESYLRFMANKIELAGKKEFGI from the coding sequence ATGGCAGCAAAGGAATCTAAGCCAAAATGGGAAGGTAAAGCCACCGTTGAGCTACCAGGCACGACCGCAGAAGCAGCATGGGCCGTCGTGTCGGATTTCTGCAACCTCCACAAGTGGATCCCCATTGACACTTGTTACCAGGTTGATCAAGACCAACCTGGTCTCTTCCGCTACTGCACTTCCATCATAAAAACAGATGGAAGCGCAGTAATGGATGAGAAAGCAAGAACAACAAAAATCAAGTGGGCCAAAGAGAAGCTCCTCGTGAACGATCCTGTTCAGCATTGTTTGTCCTATGCAGTTATTGACAGCAACATAGGATTCACGAATTATGTGGCAACAATGAGTGTGGTTCCGATAGCGATGGCGGCTGAAGCAGGGTGCAAGATGGAGTGGGGGTTTGTGTGTGATCCGGTGGAGGGGCGAACTTGTGAAGATTTGAGGTCTTACATTGAGTCCTATCTCCGGTTCATGGCCAACAAGATAGAGCTTGCAGGTAAGAAGGAATTTGGAATCTGA
- the LOC130717963 gene encoding ABC transporter G family member 24-like produces the protein MCRWMKTNSNMLLWFPIVVLTLFLATVQCQPTNDYDEIDNPAVLPLITQLVYSRLSNLTSLLSQEIGTQSTFCVKDPDSDWNQAFNFSSDLGFLTSCIKKTQGDITKRLCTAAEVKFYLNGLLESSTSANYLKPNKNCNLTSWVSGCEPGWACSVPSSEKTDLRNSKEIPARTSNCQACCEGFFCPHGITCMIPCPLGSYCPLATLNKTTGICEPYLYQLPTMKPNHTCGGANVWADVSRSNEIFCSAGSHCPTTTKRIPCSSGHYCRMGSTSEKSCFKLSSCNSSTATQNMQAYGIMLIAALSTLLLIIYNCSDQVLTTRERRMAKSREAAARNARKTANARQKWKFAKDAAKKGASGLQAQLSRTFSRKKDTSDPEKFRILNQSASGTDVELLPHSQPITSSTVASPSVVTKEEGEKTSDLMHIIHEIENDPDIHDNLTTETGTRVNIVAGSVSKEKQPHSHSQMFKYAYAQLEKEKAQQEENKNLTFSGVLKMATSTEKRKRPFIEIYFEDLTLTLKAQNKHILRNVTGKIKPGRITAVMGPSGAGKTTLLSALAGKAFGCLVTGSILINGRNESIQSYKKIIGFVPQDDVVHGNLTVEENLWFSAQCRLPANMSKPEKVLVVERVIEFLGLQSVRNSVVGTVEKRGVSGGQRKRVNVGLEMVMEPSLLILDEPTSGLDSASSQLLLRALRREALEGVNICMVVHQPSYALFQMFDDLILLAKGGLTVYHGPAKRVEEYFSGLGINVPDRINPPDYFIDILEGIAVPGGSPGLSYRELPVRWMLHNGYPVPLDMRQNAAQVDMSHSVNSDYEIDPNASGRAKKTFTGELWQDVRNNVELQGEKIRLNFLKSKDLSNRETPGLFKQYKYFLIRVGKQRLREARIQAIDYIILLLAGACLGSLTKASDQTFGAVGFTYTVIAVSLLCKIAALRSFSLDKLHYWRESDSGMSSLAYFLSKDTIDHFNTVIKPMVYLSMFYFFTNPRSTFADNYVVLLCLVYCVTGIAYALSIFFEPGAAQLWSVLLPVVLTLIATQTKDSKFLKDIANLCYSKWALQAFVIANAERYQGVWLISRCGSLLKNGYNLHNWSQCISILILMGVIGRVIAFFCMVTFQKK, from the exons ATGTGTAGGTGGATGAAGACCAACTCAAACATGCTTCTATGGTTTCCCATTGTGGTTCTCACCTTGTTCCTTGCAACGGTGCAGTGCCAGCCAACGAATGACTATGATGAAATCGACAACCctgctgttcttcctctcaTTACTCAGCTTGTGTATAGCCGACTTTCCAATTTGACTTCACTTCTCAGTCAAGAAATTGGCACACAGTCAACTTTCTGTGTCAAAGATCC GGATTCAGATTGGAATCAAGCATTTAATTTTTCTTCTGATTTGGGCTTCCTAACTTCTTGCATTAAGAAGACTCAAG GAGATATTACGAAACGCTTGTGTACAGCAGCAGAAGTGAAGTTTTACTTAAATGGTTTATTGGAGAGTTCTACAAGTGCCAATTATTTAAAGCCTAACAAGAACTGCAATTTAACCTCATGGGTCTCTGGCTGCGAGCCAGGATGGGCCTGTAGTGTTCCCTCGAGCGAGAAGACTGACCTTAGAAATTCGAAGGAGATACCTGCAAGAACTTCAAACTGTCAAGCATGTTGTGAAGGTTTCTTTTGTCCTCACGGCATCACATGCATGATAC CATGTCCTCTAGGTTCTTATTGCCCTCTTGCTACACTCAATAAAACAACTGGCATATGTGAACC ATATCTTTATCAACTGCCCACAATGAAGCCAAACCATACTTGTGGGGGAGCAAATGTGTGGGCTGACGTCAGTCGCAGTAATGAAATATTTTGCTCAGCAGGATCGCATTGTCCAACAACTACCAAAAGAATTCCTTGCAGTAGTGG GCATTACTGCAGGATGGGATCCACATCTGAGAAAA GTTGCTTCAAGTTGAGTTCATGTAATTCAAGCACTGCAACCCAAAATATGCAAGCATATGGAATTATGCTCATT GCTGCTTTGAGTACTTTGCTACTCATTATTTACAACTGTTCTGACCAAGTTCTCACTACTAGGGAAAGGAGAATGGCCAAATCTAGGGAAGCTGCAGCTAGAAATGCAAGGAAGACTGCCAATGCACGGCAAAAATGGAAATTTGCAAAAGATGCTGCTAAGAAGGGTGCAAGTGGGCTGCAAGCTCAACTATCACGCACATTCTCTCGTAAGAAGGATACTTCAGATCCAGAAAAATTTCGAATTTTGAATCAATCAGCTTCTGGAACAGATGTTGAATTATTGCCACACTCACAACCTATCACTTCAAGCACGGTTGCAAGTCCATCTGTGGTGACGAAGGAAGAGGGCGAAAAAACAAGTGATCTAATGCACATAATACATGAAATTGAAAATGACCCAGATATTCATGACAACCTTACTACAGAAACAGGAACTAGAGTTAACATTGTTGCAGGAAGTGTGTCAAAGGAAAAACAACCACATAGTCATAGCCAAATGTTTAAGTATGCTTATGCTCAACTTGAAAAAGAGAAGGCTCAGCAAGAAGAAAATAAGAACCTTACCTTCTCAGGAGTACTCAAAATGGCAACAAGCACTGAGAAAAGGAAAAGACCTTTTATTGAGATTTATTTTGAAGATCTGACTCTCACATTGAAAGCTCAAAACAAACATATATTGAGAAATGTTACTGGAAAAATCAAACCTGGCCGCATTACTGCTGTCATGGGTCCATCAGGGGCTGGCAAGACAACATTGCTTTCAGCTCTAGCTGGAAAGGCATTTGGATGCCTGGTTACTGGTTCAATTCTTATAAATGGAAGGAATGAATCAATTCAATCCTATAAGAAAATTATTGGCTTTGTGCCACAAGATGATGTAGTTCATGGAAATCTGACAGTGGAAGAGAATCTCTGGTTCAGTGCACAGTGCAG GCTGCCAGCTAACATGTCAAAACCAGAAAAAGTTCTGGTTGTTGAAAGGGTTATTGAATTCTTGGGACTGCAATCTGTGCGGAATTCTGTGGTTGGAACTGTGGAAAAGAGAGGGGTCTCTGGAGGCCAAAGGAAGCGTGTAAATGTTGGATTGGAGATGGTTATGGAACCTTCTCTTTTGATCTTGGATGAACCCACATCTGGCTTGGACAGTGCATCATCTCAGCTACTGCTAAGGGCACTAAGACGGGAAGCTCTTGAGGGAGTGAACATATGCATGGTGGTTCACCAACCTAG CTATGCTTTGTTCCAGATGTTTGATGACTTAATACTTCTGGCTAAAGGTGGCCTTACAGTCTATCATGGACCTGCCAAGAGAGTTGAAGAATACTTTTCAGGCCTGGGAATCAATGTTCCAGACCGAATTAATCCTCCAGATTACTTCATTGACATTTTGGAGGGCATAGCAGTACCTGGTGGAAGCCCAGGGCTCAGTTATCGAGAGCTGCCTGTTAGATGGATGCTTCATAATGGATATCCGGTACCTCTTGATATGAGGCAGAATGCAGCACAAGTTGATATGTCCCATAGTGTAAATTCAGATTATGAAATAGATCCCAATGCATCTGGTCGTGCGAAAAAAACCTTCACTGGAGAATTATGGCAAGATGTGAGAAACAATGTGGAACTGCAGGGGGAGAAGATAAGACTCAATTTTTTGAAATCCAAGGATTTATCTAACCGGGAAACTCCAGGTTTATTCAAGCAATATAAGTACTTTCTTATACG GGTTGGCAAGCAGCGATTGCGGGAAGCTAGGATCCAAGCCATAGATTATATTATTTTGTTACTTGCTGGAGCCTGCTTAGGATCACTTACCAAAGCGAGTGATCAAACGTTTGGTGCAGTCGGGTTCACCTATACGGTGATTGCTGTGT CTCTTCTGTGCAAAATAGCGGCTTTGAGATCATTTTCTCTGGATAAATTGCACTACTGGAGGGAAAGTGATTCTGGCATGAGCAGCTTGGCTTATTTCCTATCCAAAGACACAATTGATCATTTTAATACTGTGATCAAGCCTATGGTGTACCTCTCTATGTTCTATTTCTTCACCAATCCACGATCTACTTTTGCAGATAATTATGTTGTGTTGCTTTGTCTTGTGTACTGTGTGACTGGCATAGCATATGCATTGTCCATATTTTTTGAACCAGGCGCCGCCCAGCTG TGGTCAGTACTCCTTCCAGTTGTTTTGACCCTCATTGCAACACAAACGAAAGATAGTAAATTTTTGAAGGATATAGCTAACTTGTGCTACTCGAAGTGGGCTTTACAAGCATTCGTCATTGCAAATGCTGAAAG GTATCAAGGAGTGTGGCTTATAAGTCGTTGTGGTTCACTTCTAAAAAATGGCTATAATCTTCATAATTGgagtcagtgcatatccatccTCATTCTCATGGGTGTAATTGGCCGGGTAATAGCATTTTTTTGTATGGTCACCTTCCAAAAGAAGTAG